The window TCTTTAATATTCCATCATTGATCAACAATAAATAGTACtattaggaaagagaaaaggggagttatatgagaaaaaattatGTTGTGACTTCATTTGAAGTTGCATTGATGTTCCAAATTTGAGGTTGAGAATAGTTTTGATAAAATTGTCCCAACCATGAACATATCAATCTCcacttagttttttcttttatgtcctTTAATAAAGATTAACAATTTTTCCATAGCGGTCTTAAGCATTTTTGCTAGATTaattcctggattttttttttttaaatctctttcttgCATTTGATCTTCTGGGCCATTAGTGTGGCCTATCCTTTAATTCACCTGCTATTTTGTTGAGAAACCATGTTTTAGAATTATGTATGTGAGTGTGCTGCATTCAGatctctttaaacatttttgttgttcAGGTGTTCATCTCTTTCTTCCAGCAATTACACTGAACATGGGTTCTATACCTTTCAGGGGAATTCCACAGATGCTGAATGGAAAAGATATTTCTTGCCCTAACCCTGGGATGAAAAGACTGTTATGTGTCTCCTGAAGCATGTTGTAGGAAGCCTCTCTGATCTTCCTCTGCTCAAGCCCTTCTCTCCACCTTAAGAGTAAGGAACACTCAACCCAACCCCTTGCCATTAGTGGACAGGGATATCCTGACCCTTCATACCAGTTTGAGATCCTCAGAGGTTGAAATGCCAAACTCTTGGCTCCTGAGAAGTTGCTCACATTAGTTTCCTATACCCCTAAGGAAAGAAGCCCCATTCTTTTCACCAGAATCAGAAGCTTGGAGTTAGGAAGTCATTATGATCCCCAAATCCACCACtggtatattttctatttgtttcttaatAATTTGTTAGTGGTAAAAATGAATGCTATCAATtgatgttttggattttttttttccagctttatgGTTGATtgaccaaatttttaatttagtattcCATCGTTCTTCAAAACATGAATATTATTTTGGGGAGTGAGGGGCAGGACATTCTGCAGCTCcccaaagaaaaggcaaaaaaggCAACATATAGCCAGATCAGCATTATCCATCTGCTTTTTTATACTGAGTGAACACAACTTTCTTTACGTAAACATCTGATctaagtgatttttgttgttgctggtttgtttttaatactgGGAACACTGAGATTCAGTGTGGAAGACACCCTGAAGTCGAGTAGCATATCCCAATCCCTCCCCATCTTCTCCCCAAAATCTAGTTGGTTTGAATGGACAGAACGATCCATTTTCCATTTTAGGTAAGCAGATGTTAAAGATCTTAAAACTGTTTGCCTTATTTATCAGGAAAATTTAGAACGGAAGGAGCCTTTAgaatttttacttcaaaatataaGAAGACTAGTACTCGGGTTCAAGTCATACTTTTAACATGAGCTTGTTGCAAGAAACTTTTAACAATTCCAAACGAAATCAAACGAGTTTTAACTTTTtcctcccaaagcacaaaaatggAGAGGAAGTTAACAGGAAATTCTTAAACAGTAAAAACAACTCTTCTTTGTTCTAGTCCTGGGGTAGTTACCACAGAACTGGTTCTTCTTTTCTGGAAAACGCTTTTCGGGCCCAAGTCTGTTGGAGCTTAGTATCTGCTGCGGCCTCCCCCTCTCTCGGAGCGGCTTCCCAGGCGGCCTCCGCCCCTGGGGGGCGCCCTGCGGCCTGACCGGCTGTAGGAATCACGCGGCGGGGGACAGCCCCTCTCCATGGACGGGGGCAGCCCGCGATCCGGCCTGCCCACCCGGTCTCGGCCTCCAGAATAGCGGTCGCTGCGGCCGCCGCCGTAGCCGTCGCGGCCGCCGCCGTAGCCGTCGGGCGAGCAGCCACGGTACTCTTCGTAGCGACCTCCACCATAAGATGGCGGCGGGCCCCGGGCATCCCCGTAGCTCTCGAAGGGGTCTCGGTAGGAGCCTCCGCTCGGATGATCCGCGTAGTCACGGTCGCGCCCCCCGTAGCCGTCGCGGTCGCAGTAGCCTCTCGACGAACAGTCGTCCCGGGCACTGGAGTGGCCATAGTCGCGGTAGGTGTACTCTCTGGGCGAGGGGGCAAAATCCCGGGGGTCGCGGGCGCTTGGGTAGTCTCGGCTCGAGTAGCTGTCTCGGGGCGAGTAGCCCTCCTCCCGCGGGCCCAGGTAGGGGTCGCGGCGCGGGGGCGGCGGCTCCCGGCGCGGCGGGCCTGCATATCCGTCTCGGCCACGCGCGGCCGAGGGCCGCCCGCGCATTCCGCCGCCGCTGCGCGCCGGGCCCGACGGGGCGGCCCTCTTGGGCGGAGGCCCGGCCctgcgcggcggcggcggcccgcGCTTCAGGGGCATTGGGGCCCTGGTGGGCTGCAGATCGAAATCCCCCGCATAGCCGCCGTCGTCGGCGGACCCGCCCCGGGAGAGGGGTCGCCGCGGGCCGCCGCCGCGGGTGCCGCGCAGGCCCCTCGGACGACCGCGGCTGCGGGGCGGCGGCGGGCCCCGCCGGCTACTCTCAAACGCCGGTTTGGTGGCCTGGGCCACCTTGATGGCCTTACCATCCAGGGACTTGCCGTTCATGTCTCTGGCGGCGGCCTTGGCGTCTGCGGGGCTTTCGAAGGTGACGAACGCGAAGCCCCTCGACTTGGTGGTTTCTCGGTCTTTCATCAACAGGACCTCGATGATGCGGCCATACTTGCCAAACGCGGCTTCGAGGGCTTTCTCGTCGGTTTCGGGGTTTAGCCCCCCAATGAAAAGCTTTCCCGGGCGATCTGCTTCAACCATGTCGGCGGGTGGTGCGGTCAGTGGCGGTGGGAAGCGAAGGGGCGGTGCCGACGCGGCCTGTGGACCCGCTCTTCTACGGCGGCTCCTACCGGTCGGGCGGCGCGTCGGCGAGTCCGGAACCGCGGCTGCCCGGGTGCGCAGGCGGAACGCTCCGACGGCGCCCTGGGTCTGCTCCGCAGCCGGTGGCTCCCACTGATTGTGATTGGCCGCTTGACCCCGCAGCTCAGCCTGCTGTGGGGAAAGTCGGTCGGGGGTTTCTTTTACTTGAACCACTAACTCCACCCAGGTTTAACTAAGTCTGTAATTCACTCCTGAACGCGCTGCGGGTAATGAAAAGCCACTAGATGGaaaatttttgcccatttttatgaGCATTGTAATGCATTCCAATTGTTACCCAAACCAttttcaaacaggaaaaaaatggaaaatgaaataattataaaaatactgttcataagtatttttttcacttgttgGAGGGGACGAGAAGACGTGGAGAGTGGTGTTGGTTGGTGGAACCGGAAGGAGAGGGAGTCATTCTTTGGGTGcaccattttgtttttcttctgtacCTTCTTCAATTTTTCAGCCTTTAAAGGATTCATGGTAATGTTGTATTCAGACTGCCCCTTAAAGTACATTTATAACACAGAAAGTCGtctttagaacaaaataaaaacaccgAGCACTTGGACACTAGCCCCCTTGCACCTTGGACGCTTCCTGAAAGTAGCACGTGAGCTTGTCTGTGTGTAACAGAAACCTTCGCTGCTTCACCTGGGTAGAGGTGGCACACCTCAGCAAAGCAAGACTTAACATTAAAACAAGTTATACAATTGAAGTTTGAATAAGTGTGACATAAGTGTGAAAGTCAAATGACGAGCATGTCTTTGCTTGAAATAATCTCAACTCAGGTCTTCTTTGTGTTTGAGGCTGTTAGTTCAAAAAGTGGTAATGGATTTTCAAAGTCTGTTATAGTGAAGAGTTAATAAGTTTATatctgtgtgtacacatacatgtgtTCATATGTTATACTGATTTATGGCAATTACTGAAGTTGGAACAGTGAAAGCAGGcatttttatgatatttccaACTTTAACTGAAATGCTTTAAGgttttaagggtttttttttagcATGCACGAATGAGATTTAATGTTAAATGAATCACTTCGTATTATGTGTAACAGATTTTTATTACTGAAACATTGTATTTCAAGGTAACCCTACCTGTGTTGGGatgtattcattttctaaaaattgatgaatttagcttgctcattttttttttagaaaggtcACATGTCTAAGCATAAAGggaatttgcatatatatttctttccataCTGGACAGACTTGCTTAAGACCATCCAACCTACTTTGAGTCTATTTACCCAACTAGTCAATTTCTTTTAGCTTTGAGTCTAtccaggtttttaaaattttttttcatcttgacTTGAGTTTGTTAGATACACTTTTCTAAGAACATAGtccatttttgtttcaaatttcaaatgTATCAATAGCTGTACCCTTTTTTATTCTGGACCAGTGCTGCTAAAAGTTTTTTGGGATTTTGTTTCATaaacctgtttttttaaaaaaagaaccagttTTTAACTTTGCTGATCCTCTGTTTTATTTGGTGCtattgtctttattatttctatgttCTTTGAATTTAGTttgtattacttttgtttttaggtAGGGCACTTAGcacattaaaattgttttaaaatttttcttataattgttATAACAAAAATTGAAAGTTCTACATGCTGGTTAACAGCATGTCCTGAGCTGTGATACATGGGTTTTTTTCCCTGTTCAGTTcctaacattttctcattttcatttcttcttccttgatCCATgaattatgaagaatatttttaaatttaagttttcaaACATATGaacatctttgttatttttaacataCTCTATATTATGTCCATTCTGTTTCTTGTTGAGACTTTGTGACCTAATATGGTATGTGTAAATGTGGATGtgtattttaatgtttcataTATAAGACATTCTGTAAATATTGGTGAACATCTTTATATCGTGAAGTTTAAatcttccttgttcttttttaattgaattgccAATCTCTaagaactgttttaaaatttcctataatTTGAATTTGgcaatttgtttttatgtgcattttttgctccatgtaatttaaattttgagGTATATAAAAATTGTGAATTGCTAATATATTTCTGGTGATGCCTTCTATTATATAATGATCCTCCTTATTCATACTTGTCTGATATTTATACCTTTCAGTAAATTTTAGACTTATTCCTGCCAATTTATTGTGTCTTCTACTTTTCTTGcctgttttttcccatctttctttccttctatcaTAGCAAATGATttgtctttattcctttctttttcctctactgtGGAAGAAGTTATACCTTCTATTTTAATGCTTTGAATGATTGCCTTTCATGATTTAGGGCTAATTTTGTacactaaatttatttataaaatattgtttacTGTTTTTTATAATACCATAACCTACATCAAGATATAtaacatttccatcactgtaGAGTTCTCTTGTGCCCttgtcaaaataattttcctcacAGAGGTAATCACTGTTCTGACTTACATCAACCACAAATTAGTTTTGCCTCTTcttaaactttatataaatgtaattctAGCGAATAACTTCTGTATTTTTGCTTATGTCACTTATCATATGGACATTCATCCATGCAATATAACCCATAGTCTGCTTTTTACTCAATATTGTTAGTACTCATTACACGACTattccacatcttttttttttttttctgctcttttgaTAAATGTAGGAGCTCTTTACACTTTTGGGAgtgattctttcttcttccatttcccaCAGTGCCTATCCCCAAATCCTGGCTCTTAGCCTTGTCCCAAAGATACATCTGGAATCCTTTCTCCTGGTTCTGCACTGCTACTACCTTCATACAAACTGTCAAACCTGCTTCTTGGCATGGAGCTCCTATAAGCCTTTGTGTTTTCTAATAGGAATGTCTTTTGTTACTCATAACAAATCCCTGAAAACCACAGCAGCCTGCTTCTGCATGAAGGGAGCCGATCACCTGAGGAACCAACCCAGTATAGAGGGTTAGAACTTGAGTACTCCCTCAACCTTCTCAGAGGGGAAAGGTGCAGGGTATTGAGCTTGCAAGCCAGCTAGgcttcctcatatcagacaaagtatgGGAACCACTGTGTGTCTGAAATGTTTGCCCTCTTATTCCAGGGCTCCTCTTAGTCCAGTTTGGGAAAAATCCAAGAGCCCCAAAGGGATCACTGCAATTCAATAGTGTTTTTAGTATAAATGGTTATCtcttagaaagaaaatgataatattagGCCATAGTGGCAAACAAAGCACATAGTTTTCAGGAATTTGAGAGGCAGGGTGAAGTTCTCATATTCTTATACCTTACAAACAAACCTATGACTTTATCCCATCCTCGGAGTACACCCAAAACTTTGAAAACCAAAACTTGTTCTCAGTGTGCTTTGGAGCACCGCATAAGGAGTCAGACTCCACACCACATACTCAAATGGGCATGCCAACTGAAGACAAAAGGCTCTCAGACATCCAGCTGTCAAACCCAAGGATCTGGTGGTGTTCTGTCCCAGAAATGAGTCCCAGCACTATAGAACTGTCAAAGAGAAATAGTATCCAACACTTCTTAAAAGTGACAAGACAGATTTAAGTATAAACGATGTGAACTCCaaagaagtttaaatttttaaagtctacttttaaaagtttttaaaagcaaaacagagGGAACAAAAAGGCACTATGGGAAAgtgaaaagggaaacaaaaaaggGACAGAGTGGCTACAGGGATATGGAAAAATATGGGGGGCGGGGAGAAAATTACTGAAACTACTTTGGCAACATGGGGTAAGGAAAAGTACATTTTGAGGTTTGGCAGCATGTGCATTTTCTTGAGCTGGAATAAAGGGACCCAAGTTACCTTTGTAAGGACAAGGCCTCGTATAGGTGGAAGCCAGGCTCAAGTTTGTCCAGTCTCATAGCACAGTATTTGGACAAGTCCTTTGTATCTCATGGGCATTCACAATGAGTACGGATTGGGACATAAGACAGAAGGCTGCCCTTCAGAGGAACCTACTTGTAGGTTTGGAAGGTGACTGGAATTTGCCAGTGAATATCACTGTGTGCTTACTTGAAGTGACCATTTGGGCCCATGAAGTGGCTCACATGAGTAGGGCAATGCAGAAATGGGCTGAATTTAGATATCCTTCTCTTGTACCTGCAGCAGAAAAATACTGCCAAAAACTGTTAtgtcaacaaaagaaacaaaatgcagATGACAATGTCAGATTCCCTAGGAGAAGGCCCTGAACATAGCTGGGAAGTGGAACTGATTTTGGCTACTGATTTTGTTGTGTGGATTTGTATGtgtcatgctggggatcaaacccaggtcctctatatgctaggcaagtgctctgtcactgatcTTTACTCCCAGCCCTTACCAGTAGGTCTTGACAGGGATAAGTGCTGAGTGGACTGGGCTTTGCCTACCCAATGATAAATGCAAATGTTCAAAGAACTGTAAAAGAACTGGAACAGAAGATGTTGCACTAATTTGAACCACCAAGTCACGTTTCTTCAAATAAAGCATAAGGCACAACCCATAATTTTAACAATGTGCAAAGAGACACCCTCCTGAGAATTAGAACAGGCAACTGAAACACTGCTTGTCTAAAAGGGCACGAGGGGCTGACTTACACACCCTCACATGTGTATGCTTGCACTCAATAGTAGGAGTGCTGAGGGAGTATCCTCACTACaatcttctgtttttctggtAGATACTCAGAAGAGGGATGGGAGATGTTTATATGACCATGCAGTTTTTCCCACAGGGGACATAACTGAGGACTATACTTCTTCCTTCTCTACATCACCCCAACTTTGTTTGATGGTCACAGAACCAAGGATTCAACTAGAAGTGTTGGAAGCAAGGATTATTCCTGTACAAGAAACTGTTTTAATTTCAGAATTCTTAGTGGCCTGATAAGGCAGGTTGTGTTTTCACCCCATCTGGAAAAATTGGGATTAACAGTTAATGCAGTTATACTAACAGTGGAAATTTTCCAGTATTTCTGTAGCTATGTAACCCTATTCTATGCGAATGGGGGAGGCACTCACTAGACTATTATTTGTATCTGAATCTGGACCAGTACAGTAGTTGAACATGACTCATGTGCCTACCAAAAGGGGGAAATTTGAGGTATaaatggagaggaggaggaacagtggAAGAGGATCAAGGAATGAGTTAATGGGTTATATAATGGAAAAACACAGTAAACACTCTGAAGGAGGCT of the Sciurus carolinensis chromosome 11, mSciCar1.2, whole genome shotgun sequence genome contains:
- the Rbmxl2 gene encoding RNA-binding motif protein, X-linked-like-2, which gives rise to MVEADRPGKLFIGGLNPETDEKALEAAFGKYGRIIEVLLMKDRETTKSRGFAFVTFESPADAKAAARDMNGKSLDGKAIKVAQATKPAFESSRRGPPPPRSRGRPRGLRGTRGGGPRRPLSRGGSADDGGYAGDFDLQPTRAPMPLKRGPPPPRRAGPPPKRAAPSGPARSGGGMRGRPSAARGRDGYAGPPRREPPPPRRDPYLGPREEGYSPRDSYSSRDYPSARDPRDFAPSPREYTYRDYGHSSARDDCSSRGYCDRDGYGGRDRDYADHPSGGSYRDPFESYGDARGPPPSYGGGRYEEYRGCSPDGYGGGRDGYGGGRSDRYSGGRDRVGRPDRGLPPSMERGCPPPRDSYSRSGRRAPPRGGGRLGSRSERGGGRSRY